The Deltaproteobacteria bacterium genome has a segment encoding these proteins:
- a CDS encoding CDP-alcohol phosphatidyltransferase family protein, protein MNSEFNGQYLNDHSLKLSLVGAILLGVLVLCSIFSHYGSYEGLYASLFYAFYLSGWCWANLHFHVGTQGPIKSLGGGFWVTWMRGLAVAFLFGAVSCFATFEGEPFIFFGAYGLVAIGDALDGAAARWTQTVSAMGARLENQVDAMGMLVASIAAIFIETLPPYYLLLSLVYFLFHFGMWFRERMGREVFRDRMMQSLHNRYFAGVHMCLLTVALYPGAASEILSIIASFGLFLLLLCFVRDWLYVSGVVQPGDARANLGWSRTSRFARHYGSVGARVFIGVILALGLYSSLPWWLSALCLLTALGLFARTLAWLCLAYLVLGNTPLVSMEIFLLTGALTWVAWLGSGLWSIMKQDDALYFRTMGVNKL, encoded by the coding sequence ATGAACAGCGAGTTCAATGGGCAATATCTAAACGACCACTCGCTGAAGCTGAGCCTTGTCGGGGCCATCTTGCTGGGCGTTTTGGTTTTATGTTCTATCTTTAGTCACTACGGTAGCTACGAGGGTCTTTACGCTTCCCTGTTCTATGCTTTTTATCTTAGTGGCTGGTGCTGGGCGAATTTACATTTTCACGTGGGAACACAAGGTCCTATAAAATCACTGGGAGGAGGGTTTTGGGTCACGTGGATGCGGGGCCTTGCAGTGGCCTTCCTTTTTGGTGCTGTTTCTTGTTTTGCGACATTTGAAGGCGAACCGTTTATCTTTTTTGGCGCCTACGGCCTGGTGGCTATCGGCGATGCTCTGGATGGCGCGGCGGCCCGGTGGACTCAAACAGTTTCAGCTATGGGTGCAAGGCTCGAAAACCAGGTGGACGCCATGGGTATGTTGGTGGCCAGTATTGCGGCAATATTTATTGAAACGTTGCCGCCGTATTATTTACTACTGTCACTTGTCTATTTTCTTTTTCATTTTGGCATGTGGTTTCGAGAGAGAATGGGGCGTGAAGTTTTCCGTGACAGGATGATGCAAAGCTTGCACAACCGCTACTTTGCAGGCGTTCACATGTGCCTTCTGACGGTTGCGTTGTATCCAGGGGCAGCCAGTGAGATTCTGTCGATTATTGCGAGCTTCGGTTTATTCTTGCTTCTTCTGTGTTTTGTTCGAGATTGGCTCTACGTAAGTGGTGTGGTCCAGCCTGGCGATGCCCGCGCCAATCTTGGGTGGTCACGTACCTCGCGTTTTGCCCGACACTACGGCAGCGTGGGTGCCCGAGTCTTTATTGGGGTGATTTTGGCACTTGGTCTCTATTCGTCTTTGCCATGGTGGTTGAGTGCGCTTTGTCTCCTAACAGCACTGGGCCTCTTTGCCCGAACCTTAGCCTGGCTATGTTTGGCTTATTTGGTTTTAGGCAATACCCCTCTCGTCTCTATGGAGATATTTTTGCTGACCGGAGCGCTGACGTGGGTCGCATGGCTGGGCAGTGGGCTTTGGTCTATCATGAAACAAGACGATGCTCTTTATTTCCGAACCATGGGTGTGAATAAGTTATGA